One genomic segment of Helianthus annuus cultivar XRQ/B chromosome 14, HanXRQr2.0-SUNRISE, whole genome shotgun sequence includes these proteins:
- the LOC110909023 gene encoding pentatricopeptide repeat-containing protein At5g44230, which translates to MGGYFGNLNLTQANTSAKSSSLFEFSSTMASISRTLTPTKTHKLQPLQYNNQKSQQTLNPSNPISNSHQTKILESKLVSLLDTSDNLNQSKQIHAHIIRKGLDQCCYVITKLIRVLTAKFNVPVDPYPIRLFQHVKRPNPFLFTALIRGYVMQGSLMESVGMYSLMRRHGIGPVSFTFTGLLKGCVGVGGGGLGVQIHGQVVKFGGFESDLYVGNTLIDMYVRCELLGSARKVFDEMPERDAISWTSLIVAYARQGSMEEAGELFDGMPVKDMVAWTTMVMGFSQNGKPREALECFDRMLEARVETDEVTLASVISACAQLGATKYAKWVQDVADRAGLGATDNIVIGSALINMYAKCGCIEEARNVFDKMKNKNVYSYSSLILGLAMHGCAQEAISLFEKMLKTDIKPNKVTFLGVLSACCHAGLVQQGQNFFVAMEKEHGVARTVDHYTCIVDLLGRAGLIKDAYDIIKTMPMAPHAGVWGALLGACRIHGNPDIAKIAASHLFELEPNAIGNYILLSNTYASARKWNEVSRIRALFRSKGLKKNPASSWVEGEKGVIHEFFAGDMNHPRTSEIKRELEDLVYKLMLDGYTPVLSCVPYDVSDDEKKRILLGHSEKLALAYGLLVDCGIIRIMKNVRICEDCHVVMCGASKISGREIIVRDNTRFHHFCNGVCSCNNFW; encoded by the coding sequence atgggagggtattttggtaatctgAATTTGACACAAGCAAATACCAGCGCTAAATCAAGTTCGTTGTTCGAGTTCTCAAGTACAATGGCATCAATCTCTCGAACATTAACCCCCACCAAAACCCACAAACTTCAACCTCTTCAATACAACAATCAAAAATCCCAACAAACCCTAAACCCTTCAAATCCAATCTCAAACTCCCACCAAACAAAAATCTTGGAATCAAAACTAGTCTCCTTACTCGACACCTCCGACAACCTCAACCAATCCAAACAAATTCACGCTCACATCATCCGTAAGGGCCTTGATCAATGCTGCTACGTAATTACAAAACTTATTCGCGTTTTAACTGCTAAATTCAATGTCCCTGTTGACCCGTACCCGATTCGGTTGTTTCAACATGTGAAACGACCCAACCCGTTTCTGTTTACGGCTTTGATACGTGGGTATGTGATGCAAGGGTCGTTAATGGAGTCTGTGGGAATGTATAGTTTGATGAGACGACACGGGATTGGTCCGGTTTCGTTTACGTTTACCGGGTTGTTGAAAGGGTGTGTTGGTGTTGGTGGGGGCGGGTTGGGTGTGCAGATTCATGGGCAGGTTGTGAAGTTTGGTGGGTTTGAGTCTGATTTGTATGTGGGTAATACTTTGATTGATATGTATGTGAGATGTGAGTTGTTGGGTAGTGCGCgtaaggtgtttgatgaaatgcctgaaAGAGATGCGATTTCGTGGACGTCGTTGATTGTTGCGTATGCGAGGCAGGGGAGTATGGAAGAAGCGGGTGAGTTGTTTGATGGAATGCCTGTGAAAGATATGGTGGCGTGGACGACGATGGTGATGGGGTTTTCGCAAAATGGTAAGCCGAGGGAGGCTTTGGAGTGTTTCGATAGAATGCTTGAGGCGCGGGTTGAAACGGATGAGGTCACATTAGCTAGTGTTATTTCCGCTTGTGCTCAGTTGGGTGCTACTAAGTATGCAAAATGGGTTCAAGATGTTGCTGACAGGGCGGGGTTAGGAGCTACGGACAATATCGTCATTGGGTCTGCGTTAATTAACATGTACGCAAAATGTGGTTGCATTGAAGAAGCACGTAACGTGTTTGATAAAATGAAGAACAAGAATGTTTACTCCTACAGTTCGTTGATTCTTGGACTCGCAATGCACGGTTGTGCACAAGAAGCAATCAGCTTGTTTGAAAAGATGTTGAAAACGGATATAAAACCGAATAAAGTTACATTCTTGGGAGTTCTTAGTGCTTGTTGCCATGCTGGTTTGGTACAACAAGGTCAAAACTTTTTCGTAGCGATGGAGAAAGAACATGGTGTAGCCCGGACCGTTGACCACTATACATGCATAGTTGACCTTCTTGGAAGGGCTGGACTCATTAAAGATGCCTATGATATCATCAAAACCATGCCAATGGCACCACATGCTGGTGTTTGGGGAGCGTTGCTTGGTGCTTGTCGAATACATGGAAACCCCGATATTGCTAAAATCGCTGCTAGTCATTTGTTTGAACTCGAACCAAACGCTATAGGAAACTACATACTACTCTCAAACACATATGCATCTGCTCGAAAATGGAACGAGGTTTCAAGAATTCGAGCATTATTTAGATCAAAGGGTCTTAAAAAGAACCCTGCAAGTAGTTGGGTAGAAGGGGAAAAAGGGGTGATTCACGAGTTTTTTGCTGGCGATATGAATCATCCGAGGACTTCTGAGATCAAGCGAGAGTTGGAGGATCTTGTTTATAAGTTGATGTTAGACGGGTACACCCCTGTATTGAGTTGTGTGCCGTATGATGTGAGTGATGATGAGAAAAAGAGGATATTATTGGGGCATAGCGAAAAGCTAGCGTTGGCGTATGGTTTGTTGGTTGATTGTGGGATTATCAGGATCATGAAGAATGTAAGAATATGTGAAGATTGTCATGTGGTTATGTGTGGAGCGTCGAAGATTAGTGGTAGGGAGATTATTGTTAGGGATAATACGCGATTTCATCATTTTTGTAACGGTGTATGTTCTTGTAATAACTTTTGGTGA
- the LOC110909022 gene encoding fructose-bisphosphate aldolase 1, chloroplastic: MASASLFKPSPATILDKSDWVKGQTLRQPVSLVRFNSTAPSALTVHASSYADELVKTAKTVASPGRGILAMDESNATCGKRLASIGLENTEANRQAYRTLLVSAPGLGNYISGAILFEETLYQSTVDGKKIVDILVEQGIVPGIKVDKGLVPLAGSNDESWCQGLDGLASRSAAYYQQGARFAKWRTVVSIPNGPSALAVKEAAWGLARYAAISQDNGLVPIVEPEILLDGEHGIDRTFEVAQKVWAEVFFYLAENNVLFEGILLKPSMVTPGADCKERATPEEVAAYTLSLLQRRIPPAVPGIMFLSGGQSEVEATLNLNAMNQSPNPWHVSFSYARALQNTCLKTWGGRPENVKAAQDALLLRASANSLAQLGKYTGEGESEEAKKGMFVKGYVY; the protein is encoded by the exons ATGGCCTCAGCTTCTCTCTTCAAGCCATCTCCTGCTACCATTCTTGATAAGTCCGACTGGGTCAAGGGCCAGACCCTCCGCCAACCCGTCTCCCTCGTCCGCTTCAACTCCACCGCACCATCCGCACTCACTGTCCATGCAAGCTCATACGCTGATGAGCTCGTCAAAACCGCG AAAACTGTTGCGTCCCCGGGCCGAGGAATCCTGGCCATGGATGAGTCAAATGCTACATGCGGAAAGCGGTTAGCCTCTATCGGTTTGGAGAACACTGAGGCTAACCGTCAAGCTTACCGGACACTCCTGGTTAGTGCACCGGGTCTAGGAAACTACATCTCGGGTGCTATCTTGTTTGAGGAGACTTTGTACCAGTCAACCGTCGATGGTAAGAAGATTGTGGATATCCTTGTGGAACAGGGGATTGTTCCCGGAATCAAGGTCGACAAG GGTCTTGTGCCGTTGGCTGGTTCGAATGATGAGTCTTGGTGCCAAGGTCTTGATGGACTTGCTTCACGGTCCGCTGCTTACTACCAGCAGGGGGCTCGTTTCGCCAAATG GCGTACAGTCGTGAGCATTCCCAACGGTCCATCAGCACTTGCGGTCAAGGAAGCAGCTTGGGGTCTAGCTCGTTACGCTGCTATCTCTCAG GACAACGGTCTGGTCCCGATTGTTGAGCCCGAGATCTTGCTTGATGGAGAGCACGGAATTGACAGGACCTTTGAGGTTGCACAAAAGGTGTGGGCTGAAGTGTTCTTTTACTTAGCCGAAAACAATGTGTTGTTTGAAGGTATCCTCCTGAAACCCAGCATGGTTACACCCGGAGCCGATTGCAAAGAACGGGCCACACCCGAAGAGGTTGCTGCTTACACTTTAAGCCTTCTTCAGAGAAGAATCCCACCTGCAGTTCCCGGAATCATG TTTTTGTCTGGTGGCCAATCTGAGGTGGAGGCTACACTCAACTTGAATGCAATGAACCAGAGCCCGAACCCATGGCACGTGTCCTTTTCGTACGCACGTGCTCTTCAGAACACTTGCCTCAAGACATGGGGAGGAAGGCCCGAGAATGTGAAGGCGGCTCAGGACGCTTTGCTCCTTAGGGCTAGTGCCAACTCACTTGCTCAGCTCGGGAAATACACTGGTGAGGGTGAGTCCGAGGAGGCTAAAAAGGGAATGTTTGTTAAGGGCTATGTCTACTAA